A genomic region of Oncorhynchus mykiss isolate Arlee chromosome 2, USDA_OmykA_1.1, whole genome shotgun sequence contains the following coding sequences:
- the amfra gene encoding autocrine motility factor receptor a: MPLLFLERFPWPSLQTYTALSAVFLAGSILSGYCTVPEPVEYTQTQSSSPVESDDVDEDPITSLSDVAATVRLYLVSDTVFVWVMVNTACCVLMLIAKVIQCIVFGPLRVSEKQHLKDKFWNFIFYKFIFIFGVLNVQTVEEVVMWCLWFAVLVFMHLMVQLCKDRFEYLSFSPTTPMVSHVRVLTLLVGMLLTCCGLALLCGLLGNPHGVHTVTFMAAECMLVSVRTGHVIIRYFIHLWDLNHEGTWESKGSYVYYTDFVMELALLGLDLMHHIHMLLFGNIWLSMASLVIFMQLRYLFHEVQKRIRRHKNYLRVINNMEARFAVATSDELVANNDDCAICWDSMLTARKLPCGHLFHNSCLRSWLEQDTSCPTCRMSLNISEGAGGEREERQREPMLEDNMGPGGPGPDARQHLNQHNHFFHFDGSRIASWLPSFSVEVMHTTNILGIVQQANNSQLNAMAHQIGEMFPGVPYHLVLQDLQLTRSVEVTTDNILDGRIVVPFPIQPVDHSASHVNPSPQDVGGASGSSEFVTPEVEDFEVRGSRFSKSAEERQKILLQRKDELLLRAQRRYLSKSPEENAAAMNDDDEYDEGLPSLEDDIPAGSVLDSMTLRRRKLAAAAERRMHTYQ, from the exons ATGCCTTTGCTGTTTTTGGAGAGATTTCCATGGCCCAGTTTGCAGACATATACAGCTCTGAGTGCTGTATTTCTCGCTGGGTCCATATTGAGTGGCTACTGTACTGTCCCAGAGCCAGTagagtacacacagacacagagtagTTCTCCTGTAGAAAGTGATGATGTTGATGAGGACCCAATCACCAGCCTTAGCGATGTGGCAGCCACTGTCCGGTTGTACCTGGTCTCAGACACTGTTTTTGTTTGG GTGATGGTGAATACAGCCTGCTGTGTCCTGATGCTGATTGCAAAGGTGATCCAGTGCATTGTCTTTGGGCCGCTCCGTGTCAGTGAAAAACAG CACCTAAAGGACAAGTTCTGGAACTTCATCTTCTACAAGTTTATCTTCATCTTCGGGGTGCTCAACGTTCAGacggtggaggaggtggtgatgTGGTGTCTGTGGTTTGCTGTCCTCGTCTTCATGCACCTCATGGTCCAGCTCTGCAAGGACCGCTTTGAATAT CTGTCATTCTCACCCACCACTCCTATGGTCAGCCATGTGAGGGTTCTGACCCTGCTGGTGGGTATGCTGCTGACCTGCTGTGGCTTGGCTCTGCTCTGTGGGCTCCTGGGAAATCCCCACGGCGTACACACCGTCACCTTCATGGCCGCTGAG TGTATGCTGGTGTCCGTTAGAACTGGACATGTCATTATCCG GTACTTTATCCACCTGTGGGACTTGAACCATGAGGGCACCTGGGAGAGTAAAGGATCCTACGTTTACTACACTGACTTTGTGATGGAGCTGGCTCTGCTGGGGCTGGACCTTATGCACCACATCCACATGCTG cTGTTTGGTAACATCTGGCTCTCTATGGCCAGCCTGGTGATCTTCATGCAGCTACGTTACCTGTTCCATGAGGTGCAGAAGAGAATCCGTCGCCACAAGAACTACCTCCGTGTCATCAACAACATGGAGGCCAG GTTTGCTGTGGCCACCTCTGATGAGCTGGTAGCGAACAATGATGACTGTGCTATCTGCTGGGACTCCATGTTGACAGCACGCAAGCTGCCCTGTGGACATCTCTTCCACAA CTCTTGCCTGCGTTCCTGGTTGGAGCAGGACACGTCGTGTCCCACTTGCCGTATGTCTCTGAACATCAGCGAgggggctggaggagagagagaggagaggcagagggagccCATGCTGGAAGACAACATGGGCCCTGGAGGCCCCGGCCCAGATGCAAGGCAACACCTCAACCAACACAACCACTTCTTCCACTTTGATG GTTCTCGCATTGCCAGCTGGCTGCCCAGTTTCTCTGTGGAAGTGATGCACACAACCAACATCCTGGGAATTGTACAACAGGCCAACAACTCCCAGCTCAATGCCATG GCCCATCAAATCGGGGAGATGTTTCCGGGGGTTCCCTACCATCTTGTGCTGCAGGATCTGCAGCTGACCCGCTCTGTAGAGGTCACCACTGACAACATCCTGGATGGACGCATCGTGGTTCCTTTCCCCATACAG cCTGTGGATCACTCCGCCTCCCACGTCAACCCCTCCCCACAAGATGTGGGTGGGGCCAGCGGGAGTTCAGAGTTCGTGACCCCCGAGGTGGAGGACTTTGAGGTCAGAGGCAGCCGCTTCTCCAAGTCAGCCGAGGAGAGACAGAAGATACTGCTACAGAGGAAAGATGAGCTACTGCTACGAGCACAGAG GAGATATCTGAGCAAGAGCCCAGAGGAAAATGCTGCTGCTATGAACGACGATGATGAGTACGATGAAGGTCTGCCCTCTCTTGAGGATGACATCCCAGCAGGCTCAGTTTTAGACTCTATGACCCTGCGACGCAGAAAGTTAGCGGCAGCTGCTGAGCGCCGCATGCACACTTACCAGTGA